The Hornefia porci genome contains the following window.
GACGTCATCATTTCCAGGTCCAGCGAGGATCTGGAGAAAGCAAGGCAGATAAAAGATCTTGAGCAGATTTCGGAAGATTATATGTCAGTCACCTTTGAGCTGGCAAAATCGGACAAGGTATATGAGCTCGTCAGAGACATGGAAGAGGTCAACGGCGAGATTGAGGAAGAAGAGTTGAGAATACGGGAGCTTCTTTCGCAGGAGGTGGCCTCCTGTGAGGAGCTTCTGACTGAGAACTGTTGTAAGATAGGAGCTCTGGATCTTGCGCTTGCTAAGGCAATCTATGGAATCAGGCATGATTGTGTCAAACCGGAAATTGTCGAGGAGCACGTTGTTGAATTTGAAGAGGGCAGACACCTGCAGGTAGAAGAGGTCCTGCATTCCAAAGGAAAAGAATACTGTCCCGTCAGCATTGCGCTGGCGGACGGCGTGACCTGCATCACAGGCGCCAATATGGGTGGCAAGACGATTTCACTGAAATTGTCCGGTCTGGTGCCGATGCTGGCCCAATACGGATTCTTTGTCCCTTGCAGGAGGGCGAGAATCGGATTATCGAATTATATGCAGATTCTGATTGGCGACAGTCAGTCTGTGGAACGTGGCTTATCCAGCTTCGGAAGTGAAATGGAGGAGCTGAAGGAGATTCTGGACAACAGTCAGGACCGTTCTCTGATCCTGATCGATGAGATTGCCAGTGGAACCAACCCGATTGAGGGGCTGGCTCTGACCAGGAGCCTGATCGATTATCTGAAGGTCCGCAGCTATATCTCCCTGATCACGACACATTTCGACGCGGTGACAGAAGAACGCGATATCAAGAATATGCAGGTTCGCGGGCTGGCCGACGTGGACTTCAGAAAGCTGGACAGTGAACTTCATCTTGCAAACAGAAGAGAAAGAATAAATATTATTTCCCGGTATATGGACTATCGATTATATACGGTGACAGAAAACAGAGAGATCCCGAAGGACGCTCTGAATATCGCTAAGATGCTGGGCCTCAATGAGGAAATCATCGAAGGCGCCAAAAAGTATATTAAGTAAGGAGATAACAGGATGAAAAGCAAATTGAACATTGATCCTAAAATGGTCGACAGCGCGCGTCAGCACGCCGCTAATGTGGCCAGGGACATGCAGGAATTCATCGACGTACATACGACAGTAAGTACGGAGAGAACCGTCCTGAGACTGCTGGGGGTGGACGGCATTGACGATGTCGAGACGCCGCTTCCGAATGTCATTGTGGAGCAGATCCAGGCGGCCGGCGGCCTCCCGCGCGGCGCTGCGTACTGGATGGGCAACGCAATGATTCAGACGGGACTGCAGCCCCAGGAGATCGCGGAAAAGGTGGGAGCCGGTGAGCTGGATATCACCAAGCTTGACACAGCTTCTGCGAAAGAGGCGGAAGAGGCGATTATGCCTATCGTGCACGCTTCCCTGAAGAGAATCAAGGCACAGACCGCCAAGAGAAACGAATATATTGAACGTCTGGGCGAAGGCAGCAGACCGTATCTGTACGTTATCGTCGCGACCGGAAACATCTATGAGGACGTTGTCCAGGCGAAGGCTGCGGCGAGGCAGGGCGCGGACATCATCGCTGTAATCAGAACCACAGCGCAGTCCCTGCTGGATTACGTACCTTACGGACCGACCACAGAAGGATTCGGAGGAACCTACGCGACGCAGGAGAACTTCCGCATCATGAGAAAGGCACTGGATGAAGTCGGAGAGGAAGTCGGCAGATACATCCGTCTGTGCAACTATTCTTCCGGTATGTGCATGCCGGAAATCGCGGCCATGGGCGCCATCGAGAGACTGGACGTCATGCTGAACGACGCGATTTACGGAATCCTGTTCCGTGACATCAATATGCAGAGAACCATCGTTGACCAGTATTTCAGCCGTGTAATCATCGGCTACTGCGGAATCATCTTCAATTCCGGAGAGGACAACTATCTGACCACCGATGACGCGTTTGAGGCGGCGCATACCGTCACAGCGTCTCAATTCATCAATGAGCAGTTTGCGGTTCTTGCCAACATCCCGGAGGAGCAGATGGGACTCGGCCACGCCTTCGAGATGGATCCGATGATGGAGGACGGTTTCCTGTACGAGCTGGCGCAGGCTGTTATGGCCAAGGAGATTTTCCCGAACGCGAGCCTCAAGTACATGCCGCCGACAAAGTTCATGACCGGAAATATTTTCCGCGGACATATTCAGGACGCGCTGTTCAACCTGGTTTCCATCTGGAGCGGACAGTCGCTGCAGCTCCTCGGTATGATGACCGAGGCGATTCTGACGCCGCATATGCAGGACCGGTACCTGTCCATTGAGAACGCTCAGTACATCTTCAACAACGCCAGACACATCGGCGACGAGGTGGAGTTCAAGAAGGATGGCATCATCCAGAAGAGAGCTCAGCTCGTTCTGTCCAAGGCTAACGACCTGCTGGCGGAGGTTGAGAAGGACGGCCTGTTCTCGACAATCGAACAGGGTAAATTCGGCGGAGTCAAAAGACCTAAGGATGGCGGACACGGACTGGACGGCGTCTGCTCGAAGGACGACCAGTACTTCAATCCGTTCATTCCTCTGATGAAAGAAGGTGCAGAATAATGGCAGATAAGAATTGTGCTGCGGCAATTGCTCAGGTTGATCTGACCAAGGTCAAGCCTTACGGCGATACCCTGAACGACGGCTATATGGAACTCGCTTTTACTCTCCCGGTACCATACGGCGAAGAGGCAGAGGAAGCTGCCAAGCAGTATGTGGTCAAGATGGGCATGGAGGAACCGAACGTAACCTACTACCATGAACTCTGTCCGGGATATACATTCTTTGTTGTATACGCAAAGAGCACGCATACCGTTGACTTCACGAAGATCAAGGTCAAGAAGGTGGACGTCGAGGTGCTGGATCGTGTGGAGTGCGGCAAATGGATCGAGGAAAATGTCGGCAGAGACATCGTCGTCGTCGGCGCCTCCATCGAATCCGACGCGCATACTGTCGGCATCGACGCGATCATTCAGATGAAGGGCTTCCACGGACATTTCGGTCTGGAGCGTTTCAAGAATGTGGTCGCCTACAACATGGGTTCTCAGGTTCCCTGCGAGCAGCTGCTTGCAAAGGCCAGAGAGGTGAACGCGGATGCGATTCTGGTTTCGCAGACGGTTACACAGAAAGACATTCACATCAAGCAGCTGACCCAGATGATCGAGCTGGTCGAGGCAGAAGGCCTCAGAGACAAGCTGATCTGCACCTGCGGCGGACCGAGAATCTCTCATGAGCTGGCACAGGAGCTTGGATATGACGCCGGATTCGGACCGGGTAAATATGCAGAGCATGTAATGTCCTTCATCATGGAAGAAGTCGTGAAGCGCGGCTGGCAGAAGAAACCGAAAATCGAGGACAGATAACACATATTGTGTTAAGAAATGAACAAAACAACGTAAGCGTTGAAATTTAGCGGTTTCGACGCTTACGTCATGTTTTGATAAATTGTTGACAATTCATATCTCCGAGACTATAATGTAGTTGCAGCAGGGAACTGCTGCGGGAAGAATTTTTATTATTGACTTATTATAGTTATAAGGAGAAATGAGATGTTCAAGAAATTAACTGACGGCTGCGTTCACCTGGTGAACCGCTATCTGCCGGACCCGTTCATTTTCTGTATTATCCTGACGATCGTCGTGTTCATCGGCGCATTGCCGGCGACGCACGCCGGCGTCATCGCCGTGATTAACGCATGGGGCGTGGGAGTATGGAATCTGCTGGCGTTCTCGATGCAGATGGTT
Protein-coding sequences here:
- a CDS encoding lysine 5,6-aminomutase subunit alpha yields the protein MKSKLNIDPKMVDSARQHAANVARDMQEFIDVHTTVSTERTVLRLLGVDGIDDVETPLPNVIVEQIQAAGGLPRGAAYWMGNAMIQTGLQPQEIAEKVGAGELDITKLDTASAKEAEEAIMPIVHASLKRIKAQTAKRNEYIERLGEGSRPYLYVIVATGNIYEDVVQAKAAARQGADIIAVIRTTAQSLLDYVPYGPTTEGFGGTYATQENFRIMRKALDEVGEEVGRYIRLCNYSSGMCMPEIAAMGAIERLDVMLNDAIYGILFRDINMQRTIVDQYFSRVIIGYCGIIFNSGEDNYLTTDDAFEAAHTVTASQFINEQFAVLANIPEEQMGLGHAFEMDPMMEDGFLYELAQAVMAKEIFPNASLKYMPPTKFMTGNIFRGHIQDALFNLVSIWSGQSLQLLGMMTEAILTPHMQDRYLSIENAQYIFNNARHIGDEVEFKKDGIIQKRAQLVLSKANDLLAEVEKDGLFSTIEQGKFGGVKRPKDGGHGLDGVCSKDDQYFNPFIPLMKEGAE
- a CDS encoding OAM dimerization domain-containing protein, producing MADKNCAAAIAQVDLTKVKPYGDTLNDGYMELAFTLPVPYGEEAEEAAKQYVVKMGMEEPNVTYYHELCPGYTFFVVYAKSTHTVDFTKIKVKKVDVEVLDRVECGKWIEENVGRDIVVVGASIESDAHTVGIDAIIQMKGFHGHFGLERFKNVVAYNMGSQVPCEQLLAKAREVNADAILVSQTVTQKDIHIKQLTQMIELVEAEGLRDKLICTCGGPRISHELAQELGYDAGFGPGKYAEHVMSFIMEEVVKRGWQKKPKIEDR
- a CDS encoding MutS-related protein, which translates into the protein MKQGSNRRLANVKTRTETGFEYVMAHLDLNTPFGKKLLKERKPFYPGEENELRHELDKVEDMMKFVRESDRQVSRIQETFMEMKDLSYTIRRSHRNALSVLELFEVKTMLLQMQKIGKLCAQTESPVPEEYVLDDVTPLLDRLDPRGDRLNTFYIYDDFSEKLAELRKEKHRCEILIRRTQKARKEEIRKEYGIVLTPKFDVIISRSSEDLEKARQIKDLEQISEDYMSVTFELAKSDKVYELVRDMEEVNGEIEEEELRIRELLSQEVASCEELLTENCCKIGALDLALAKAIYGIRHDCVKPEIVEEHVVEFEEGRHLQVEEVLHSKGKEYCPVSIALADGVTCITGANMGGKTISLKLSGLVPMLAQYGFFVPCRRARIGLSNYMQILIGDSQSVERGLSSFGSEMEELKEILDNSQDRSLILIDEIASGTNPIEGLALTRSLIDYLKVRSYISLITTHFDAVTEERDIKNMQVRGLADVDFRKLDSELHLANRRERINIISRYMDYRLYTVTENREIPKDALNIAKMLGLNEEIIEGAKKYIK